A segment of the Lycium ferocissimum isolate CSIRO_LF1 chromosome 10, AGI_CSIRO_Lferr_CH_V1, whole genome shotgun sequence genome:
ctaaactaccatttcctttttatttagtCATTTCAACGGCGGTTTCCTTATCTCCTTTCACACATCTTCTCTATTTCTCTATTAAAATACAGCTACCATTTTTTTTAGGGGGAAACGATTATAGAAAAGCCAAATATAAGGGTGATTAGGGCCAGTTATTGTTTGAAGGGGTAATGATTATAGAAATCCAAGAAGGATTATAGAAATCCAAGTAGAGGAGGATAATTAGGATCAAATATAGTTTAAGGAGATCTGAATAAAATGTGTCAAGTTTAGAGATTTCCTTTTAGatattcaaatttttaatatatataacgGTATCGCTTGTAGGTAAATCCAAGATTTCAAGAGGATGAGTTCacctcgatttttttttttttttttttttttgaaaaaaagacgCAAAAGTGCATTTAGTAGGGTTTAATCCCACAATCTTAAGGGATTAAACCCAACACTTAACCAGTGCTCCACTCAATCTAGTTTAACCatgtgttccttcagttaatattagatatattttaaggattatatacataatataccgagtttAGTCGGgcgaccatgtgttcacgtgacccattttTAATGGGTAGATTCGCCCCTGTTAACTCCGCATAGCAACTAGTTCCATCGAATCTCTGTTTACCAACACCAATCAAAGCCTTTGGAAAACAGATTTCGAGCACATTTCAAATTTGGAATTCAACTCCAAGTTGGATTTGGAAATTTTATAACCAAAtactaattttgaaataaaatgaaaaattatttcaaaaaaaaaaagtgaaatattctCATGACCAAACAGGTCCCTAGTATGTGGTACGCTGAGCATGTAGTAGGACATGTATGCTATTTTGAGCTTAAACTTTATGTATTTGAGATTGTATCATCTATGAAACTATGTATGTTGAAAACTTATACAATACACAAGATCGCAAGTAAATcatttgaaaaagatataaatCTAGAAGAATAGTAAAGACACTTACTTTGATCCATCGCAAGAAACTAGTAGAAGGAGACAAGATCTTCTAAGCCTTGAAGAATGTCCTTCCAATCGTTCTTTTATGagattgaaaagaaaagaaaaatagcgTCTCTTTTGATTTAGGGATCATAAAGGTTATCTAAAGTGCTTTTTTCCGGCTTTGAGGTGCCTTTTCAATATATTTCtatcaaatatattattattttttaaaagaaatagaTATTTCCCTAGGCccattaataatttataaatttggGCTTCTTTAATTGATGATATATCTATGTCTAATATATTAAAATGTAAGTCTATTTAGTAAGAAATGCTTATAATGTATATTTTGTTAAGACTATGACACGCGTGTTGAGACGTTTGAAGCATATATTTTGCTTGATAAAACATGATCATGACATTCTAGTTTTGTTACGTAGCATGATATGTTATGTGTTATTGTTGTACGTGAATTAGGCTATGTTAAAGATTGTTATGCATcgaatgatattgttattttgcaTTGATTGTTATATGCACttgatgttgatatgatggtatCCGTATCATGCTTCAGGTTTAATGGTTTATTCGTGAGGATTCATTGTGCAGCTCTAGTATGAGGTTCATTTATTAGTCTAATAATTTTATCTGTGACTGTGAGGGTTCATTGTTTGGTGTAGTGTGCCAATTGTGGATGTGATTGAATGCGCTTCATACTTGATGGTTATAACTGTTGTAGCTCCAATGATTTGATTTGTTCGTATATATGTTTGATGCATTATTTACTGTCATGCACGGTATTCTAGAAACTTACTTTGAGAGGTATAATTGGGGAAGGGTCGAAGATCTCTACTTAGCTTTTAGTTCGCCATTTACTGCTTCATGTAGATCTGTCTTCTAACATCatttttgtaacgacccatttggtcgttgaAGACTTTGTGtactaatattcctaaaacaccctttttcgCCTAATCTACTGCCTATACCGCGATAACGCGATTCTTGTTATTTAATCGACGAGTTTTAGTCTcatttgacattcgaggacgaatgtttctaaaggaGTGTAGAATGTTAGatccgtatttttatacgtcgagttattcgctttaaagaatcaacgtgagataaacttcggattttaatttctaaactagaactaatcggttacaaattttacttagtataaaaatgttattggagattGTGAATtacttaattgtggtgttaagtaaaaattgCGATAATAATGAGCCAACAAGAGCATCAACATCCATAAAAAGGATTTactcaaagtcatctaaaataaggcTAATTAAGGCATACAAACGGGCAATTAACGTTGATTCATCCACTANNNNNNNNNNNNNNNNNNNNNNNNNNNNNNNNNNNNNNNNNNNNNNNNNNNNNNNNNNNNNNNNNNNNNNNNNNNNNNNNNNNNNNNNNNNNNNNNNNNNACGATATAcgagttgcgtatgaattgagtTGATTGTCGTGGGATAGCTTCAaaccaaaaatttaaattaaaaaagaagacatgaaatgatgtataaaaaaatcgcatgtggttggcttagtatgttcgtaaacgtttgcaagaattcaaCATCGTTATGTTGCTCTGCTAGAGAccgttttggacatgttgtgtaaagtggactgttttgactcgtgttttcattaagttggaaagaataattataagttaagagtatacatcatattgtatgttggatgggctgttatgttgttacatgcaaacgttaaggctacaaactaataaaagtaacttgagaatgtcgaagccgtatgaatcgttattgcatgttaatgtgggttgtttagaatattgtgtgggctgtccggattggtattgaacacataattattgatgttgtattggtagtatgtggttggtttagatacaagagaaaacatcgcctaaacatctagaaaggagttactaacgttagaatacgtttgaatctcccgtagcttaaccatagttgttggcgttaatataggttgaagtattatttaaagcgtacacatattgtgtgacgaataagcgctATAGACCTGTCCGATCGAAGCACTTCGTAAGGAAAAAGCCTTTCGCgaaagttcgtgacacccgCTCGggtatcgaggtaggttacggtttactttatgtctcaGATCCGTGCtaaaacgtatgtaaatagtaagTGATTGACGGAAAGTATGATAGGCCTTCTGCATGGtgggaggtaaattccatctaggttggtattgccaccgttatgtgggcttgtcgccattattgtgatatgcGGGTCGTTacgtgggctcgtcgccattattacgatattgttatgtgagccgtcattgtattgtgatttcatgtatttgatataattctctctcttgttctcccaccggtcatatggaagaggaaggttattaccgAGAAtcgaatattgaattgcaattcctagtatgaatctatggaacctatgatcatgattatcgAGGTTGATTCTACGCGAGGCacgcatcccatattctatgtgctatgtgatgtaattatcacctagtcgtatctttatcacatactagctcctcACCTGCGAAAGTGGAAGTGGTAATATCGATGATCGAGCgcgggcaataatatgacttgtacttgtttattgcatattggtgatataattgAGACCGATATCATGCACGACAtactttcatattactcttacgTCATATAATGGCGATGAGAGCGATCGAGAGACCCGAGTGTCACGAGATCGAGAGCGacgagagactccgaggtttcgccGAGACCGAGAGAGAGACCCGAGGTTTCTCGccgagattgagagtgacagagagaccgAGGTTTCTCACGGAGATCGCGAGTGTTTGTCGCCCGAGGTTTCGTCGgaaacgatggagtgtccgatgcccgaggtctttgccggatcgcgagagtgtgctcgtgatccgaggttatattccgagcgagtggtacatggacttcgcgggtcccccatgggtcatgactatgaggcattgccatagcacgTGTGTACTGGAGCGGGAGGTGAGAGGTATCATCGTATCGTACAACATTTACATAGACGACAtcgcattgcatagcactccatttgaatggtcattcatgtcattgtacggcacattctctcgattgattcttgatttgtgaattaccgagttgttgttgtttgtgagtatttattttaaaggccggatggaatcgaggtttatagaattctccctaggcttataatccgagatattgagatccccgcgactatcgttaatgcaagactttctcatgtgctagacGTGCAGActcgtgtttgattacttatccgcttacttgttagttgcttcttgtttatatgcgaactaaccattgtcggcctatgatacctacgagcctagtgttgtgctcatactactttTCACACTCCttccggagtgtagagttatttttcgtgcgatgttcggagtctcacgaccgtttcgaggcattcgtcaaagacgtttgggctattgcaacccgcagtctctccttagatttcgttgttctcatccttaaacgaagtcgtatccggttgagtccgttatctattcaaattgtaaacttctttaagctcttgtacgagtctagaccgcattttgggaatttcttataataaaagtatttattccgcatgttgtatcaaattaaggtagttatctgaagggttcgcccaccagggagggttagtgtgggtgcccgcatgatccatgatttgggtcgtgacaattttggAACCTGTTTGATCTGATTCACAACATATCTTGAATTCCAGCTGAGGTAAACCAACTACATTTGTTCCAGACAAGGGTTTATGTTTATGGCTTATGCTTTTGTTTTCAGGTTGCATCCTTGGATCTGTGGATTTAAAGTCTATTAGATGCTTCTAGACTGTGTTTTTgagtttatggatgatttaGATTTTATGTTTTATATCCTAAAGTTTATTCGGTTGAATCTGAGGATAATAAGCTACACAAACCACTATTTAACGGTATAATGTGCTTCAGGCTACTTTTATATTCTTATTTGAAACTAGTGAATCTTGTAAATGCAATCTCTTATTATTTAAAGATCAGATTTGTATTTTCACATTAAGAACTATTTGCATATCCTAATCAACTCCAAATTTAGTGTGGGCGAAAAAAGAACTTTCAAATTCAACCAAAGCACTTTCAACTTATGCAATCTATTCaactcaacattcaacataatcaaacACTATCAGATACCAAAAATTGCTATATTCacacatatttttataattatcgattaatttgtattataaAAAACTAAATCTAATACTGAAATTACTTACAATTGAATAGTTGATTAACATTAACGAAGTTCATACAGAAAAATTGGTTGTTAGCTGAAAAAGGTTCGAACCATTATCAAACATTTACTATATTTGTCGAAGCTAATTTTTTTAGCAATTAACTGCCAGATGTTATTAAATACCAAGTAATTCATTACAAAACTAGAGCAAGACACCCATTCTTCTCATCAAAAGTAAGGCAAACACATAAGTTATACTTCCACCTAAGAACCAAAGAAACTATAGCTCACAAATATAATCAAATAGCCTTCTAGTCCCACTTACTCTAATGTACAACAATGTTTGTATTCTGTAAACCAACTCCCCCCCTTCTTGTGAATTTGTTGTTGAAAACTCTTTCATTCCTCTCACCCCATACTTCATATATCACTGCTGCAAAAGCTGCTTCAAGTATTACACCCTTAGGAGCTCTAGTCGTGCTAGCCTTCAGCACCCATCTCCACTCTTGTTCCCATACCAAGATAGTACTTTTCCATTGAAGCCATTGTAATACATCACTCCAAACACCATTAGAGTAGACATATTCAAACAATAAGTGTTGCAAAGTTTCAGCTTGGTCACCACACTGAACACAAAGTCCATTGATAGCCTTGCCCCATTGGAGCAGAATatctttagttctcaacttTTCCAGTAGACTCTATAATGGTGTGTTTAGGGCAGGCTGCATTATGACAAACCAATTCTCTCCAAGGTACATTAGTAAATTCACCTCTCAGTTTCTTGTAGGCAACACTGATCTGGAACTTGTTCCCCTTGTACATCCAGAGTTTGCCAGTACTTCCTAGTGCTGGAAATCTTTCTTACCATACAAGAGGCTTGTGTTGGGACCTCCATAGGTAGCCAATAATTCTGCTTTATATAATAAGAATGCACCAATGTAATCCACAACTTTTCGTTCTGCTGACTGAGAGCCCATAGGAGTATGCAAATGGCAGTTTGATTCCAAATCTTTAGATTGACGCATACTAAAAGGTGATTAAAccattttaaagaaaatcatactaaaCGCTCTATCTTAAGTCAGAAATTAAAACATTAACGACTAAACAACTAGTTCCACTACGAAATCAAAATGCTActgaataaataaaacaagtttgCATCACCATAGCGTGTGATATAATGATCGATTAATTGGGTTAAAATCTTGAAAATtagaatgcaaataaaacaaAGACAAACCACATGATTTCTTCTTATATGTATAAGCCTTGGTGGATAGTTACTCAAAAATCACATTTGTGACAACTAACAATAATGGCAGAATAGTCGAAATTCGTGCAAGCTGGGGACACCCCCgtcataaaaaataaactatGTCACTATTAACTTTAGTGAAACATAAGGTAAGACTTAAGAGGTTGTTTGATTCGGAAACAAGCTATTTCGGGATTGTAATATGaagattaaataattaaatgattATTTAGTGAATATAATTTTATAGGCAAATATTCGGTTCATTGGACTAAAATAGAACACAGaggtatgatatatataatgcatCTTATTTAAACTGATAAATTTggtttattttcaattttgacgttatctttatttaaaactttgattttttttttttttttagagaaagacaaaaagaatattttattatttatttttgttttgagaTTATAGTCCCTTATTCATCAACAAACAACCAAGAGAGCAGAATTGTGGATGGAGAAAAGACCGTAAAGCTAGAATAAGTCAATATTTCTTGTataatatttgtaaataaaagatAAGAGTAGAAAGTTCTACTCTATGAACTTGCTACAACTTCATCATGATTTTCCAATCGTGTAAAGAGAGGCTGGAAACATAGTAAAATTAATagatattttttctaaatacaTTTGCTATTGAAAATTCATCGGTCCCACTAACTTGGATTCAAGCCTCGTATATGATCCACTAAAATTGAAAGTGCTCCTTACAAAGACGTTCTGCATACTTTAAAACTTGCGCTCGAAACATCTACTTAAAATATGGAGGGATCAAATGTGCATCAAAATCCTATTGATATCTTCAGCTACATTCTTAGCATCAGATGAAATTCCAAATAAACCAAAGACTTGCAAATCCAACGCAATAAATACCTTTCTCCCCTTTCCAGTGACAAGGACTTCCCTTTTTTGGCTTCCCATTTTCATTGAATAGCAAACCATCATCCTACATAAAGCATTTCATAAAACAGTTAAATTTGCAAAATacatttttcaagttttttttttaaaataaacattttagtTTTCAATCTTTAACATGGAattaatcacaaaaaaaaaaaaataataataagaagatTGGCTAGACTTATGTAACAATTCTatctttagtttttgttttaatgcccTGTTTTAGGACAAAATGGTTATTTGACTGGTACAAGTCTTCAATTTTAAAATGGGgtgttaaaatttaaaattaagggTTAGGTTGTTACTATCTTAATTTGAACCATAAATGAAAATTGCAAAATTGCTTAATATTTATCAAATACCTTGAGCCATTTTGTAACTGTGCTTTTGTACCCAGTAGCAAAAACCAACGCATCAAACTGTTTTCTCTTACCATCAGTAAGtttaacataatttttttctattttcctgATCGAAGGTAAAACCTGAAGACCACAATGAGACCAGTTGTAAAAATCACGAAATAGTTGGGGGAAGATAATTATATTAATAATTGGAGTGAAAAAAATTGTTCCATGTACCTtgattttttcttgtttgattttgttcaatgttccaacatcaataacagGAGATTTACCAGTAGCTTTCTTAAGATAAAAGGGACCCTTGTTAGGCCTAGTTAGCCCAAAGACGGAAAGATCACCATATGCTAATCTACTTAACAACGTCACCATTTGGTCGACTACATTACAAGGAATGTATTTCAATAGAAACATTCCCATTTGGATCATTTCCTTCGTGAGAACGTGTACCTATATACAAAGAAAAATGAAACACGATGAAATCTTATGACACTATTTTTATTAGTCCGtgctgaaaataatgaaatctTTCTATGTCTGGAAAGTTTACGAAAGAATGacaaatttttatatttgacTTTTACGAAGtttaaaagagaaagaaaaacttttggATCTTATAGTCTTAAACATGACATAACATTCATATGGCTATAAAATCATGTTATTAAGGGTGAATAGGAATTAAAGTTAAGTTgcttccaaatatagaaaattaTCTTTAATTAAACTTCTCATTTCATCCTTAATGACATAATTTTATAGCCACGTAAATGTACAAAACCACAAATataaaaacttcttttcatttttaaacttcATATCTAGTAAAATAGGTATGCATATAATGAAACAGGAAGTATGTATCAATTCTTTTGACTAAACTGACAGATAAAAAGATGGAGGAAGGAAATAGTTAAAGAGAACTTACGGGGCTACGAACAACAATGAAGGTCCGAGCACCCCAATTGGACAAATCATAGGCAATTTCCATACCAGAATTTCCACAACCAACTACTAAAACATCTTTCTCCTCAAAACTTTTGCCATTTCCGTACTCACTTGAATGCATAATCCTTCCATCAAAATCATCTAACCCttcaatttttggaacaaaaccTTCACTATTTTCTCCAGTTGCAACAACAAGAAAGCTAGCAACATAATTCTCAACAATATTTTTTTCGATGTTCATCGCCTTAACATGCCATTTACAATCAACATTATCCAAAAATGCAGACTCAACAGTACGTTGATACAAGGGATGAACATTAAAATTGGAAACATAATTATCTAAGTATTCAATAAAACCAGTTTTGGATACAAAAGTaggtgaatttggaggaaatgACATGTAAGGAAGTTCACAAAATTGACTTGCTAAGTGAAGTTTCAACCTATCATAAGACCTTTTTCTCCATAAAGAAGCAAAAGATTCATCTTTTTCTAAAATTACATTAGGAATATTTTTGAGATTTAGACAAGCAGAGGTAGCTATGCCAGCAGGGCCAGCTCCAACAATGAGCACAACTGTTTCTTGCTTCataattcccttttcttttcttttttttctttgtttatcttTATCCGTTTTCTTCTCTATTTTGTTGATCTTTATTACTGTGTTTATATAGAGAAGAACGTCcaacaaacaaagaaaattaataaattattttccaaattcatttAATCATTTCCAAATGCAAATGTTACCTTTTATTTAATGTTGAATCTAATGTTAGTCTCTATATGTTGATTGCTAGATTAgcaaagttttaaaagtcttacCATAAAGCTTGAATTTGTGAAGTTATCTAGTTTTTATAGTAACTGgttcatttataaaaataaCCGAATTATATACGGTTCAATGCTGATATTATATTATTCTCTCTATATGTATATTATGCAGTTGTGTAAATATTCACTTTACGGTAGTCTTGTTGAACTCTATCTACTAAATGATTTAAcattgaaatttttaaatttaaatggtAGAAAGAATCAATTTACAAGATGGAAACACAATTTTCAAGGacaattcttttttaattacatGGGTGATTCTTatgaacaaaaatattttgaaaaattatttagtACATATTAAGGTTTGATAAGGGTGTCACCAATTGGATAGGTTTCACATTAAGTTGAATGATAAAACTTTCCAGTGTCAAggattattaatattattaaggAGTTCTGTGGTCAATTATAAAACAAGTTATATGCacatttggattaaaaaaatatatgaatcaTATGCAGGATTAGAAATGCGAGATTATAGCAAAGATTATTTTTATCGGAAGTTTGATTCTTTGttctaaaaatgaaatatataggGTAAAACTTGAAATAtgagtttaattttaaaattaataaaattaggtGTTGATGATGGATCTGAGGAAAAGATCCcacttttatgcatatgtaatGTACTTCATACAAGCTTCATTGGCTTATAGCAGGTAGATGTTTATGCATTTAGTATTGGGTGAAATTATGCATTTAGTattgggtgaaaatcatttacatCCCCCACTATGCTTTAGTAATCAAACTCTCCCCTCAACTTTGAATAATAGATATTCTCTCCCCTTTATCCTAATTGACTTTTTAaatgtctattttacccttacattatcaacttttgttttctttttttacttctttaaaatcatgatatttttcattttcttaatttatgtaacaaatttcttataaaatttaatattatctCCTAGGCAAATGAAAAAGTGAGAAATATTAATTGAGTATATAAGTTAATGAttttctataataaaataaattagtagaataaacaaaaaattaattttaataacaaaaatcaaaactttaatatttatttatacaagtgaaaaataacatgtcataataactttataaatatgtTTCTATGCAGGTAATGCAAAAAAGATTTCAAAATAGgggcaaattttaaaatttatctatttatactgtaaatgaattttaatatatttaagaaatattcTATGAGTGACAACCAAAACTTGTCTATTTATATAAATAGTAGAGAATAAGAGAAAAGTGACACttaaatatacacacatgcatGTACATACCTACTGcatataatattgaaataacGATCATAAAATATAGCATTAGATTTtgtcacaaattcataaaagtattattctacttataatgttaatgaacttaaataagaatctataaatacctagattaatatatatatatatatatatatatatatatatatatatatataatataatataaaaatgtattacatAATAGAGGATTAAAAAAACAATGGTGAAATAGTCGACAAGCATGTTTTTTGGAGAGAACGCCTATTTGTTGAAAGTTGAGGCGAGTTTGCTATTTGAAACAAAGTTAAG
Coding sequences within it:
- the LOC132035485 gene encoding LOW QUALITY PROTEIN: probable indole-3-pyruvate monooxygenase YUCCA11 (The sequence of the model RefSeq protein was modified relative to this genomic sequence to represent the inferred CDS: deleted 1 base in 1 codon) → MKQETVVLIVGAGPAGIATSACLNLKNIPNVILEKDESFASLWRKRSYDRLKLHLASQFCELPYMSFPPNSPTFVSKTGFIEYLDNYVSNFNVHPLYQRTVESAFLDNVDCKWHVKAMNIEKNIVENYVASFLVVATGENSEGFVPKIEGLDDFDGRIMHSSEYGNGKSFEEKDVLVVGCGNSGMEIAYDLSNWGARTFIVVRSPVHVLTKEMIQMGMFLLKYIPCNVVDQMVTLLSRLAYGDLSVFGLTRPNKGPFYLKKATGKSPVIDVGTLNKIKQEKIKVLPSIRKIEKNYVKLTDGKRKQFDALVFATGYKSTVTKWLKDDGLLFNENGKPKKGSPCHWKGEKGIYCVGFASLGLFGISSDAKNVAEDINRILMHI